From the Ilumatobacteraceae bacterium genome, the window TGTCCCGGTTGCTGAACCTGTACGTGAGCGCCGTGCAGGACCTGCAGCGGGTGTCGGCGACGTTCCTCGGGTCGATGTCCCCGCGGGTGCCGTACGTGATCGGCGTCGCCGGTTCGGTGGCGGTCGGCAAGTCGACGTTCGCCCGCATCCTGCAGGCGCTGCTGAGCCGCTGGCCGAATCATCCGCAGGTCGACCTGGTCACCACCGACGGCTTCCTGTATCCGAACTCGGTGCTCGCCGAGCGCAACATCATGGACCGCAAGGGGTTCCCCGAGAGCTACGACACGCGGTCGCTCCTGGCGTTCCTCCGGGCCGTCAAGAGCGGCGAGGCCGAGGTCGCCGCCCCGGTCTACGACCACGTCGCGTACGACATCCTGCCGGACGAGACCGTCGTGGTGCGCCGTCCCGACATCGTCATCGTCGAGGGGCTCAACGTGTTGCAGGTCGACCGTGAGGGTGCCGAGTTCGTCAGCGACTACTTCGACTTCTCGATCTACGTCGATGCCGACGTGGCCGACATCGAAGACTGGTACGTCCAGCGGTTCTTCGCCCTGCGCGAGTCGGTGTTCCGCGACTCCGGCAGCTACTTCCGCAACTTCGCCGACCTGACCGACGAGCAGGCCGAGATGACCGCTCGACAGATCTGGGCGGCGATCAACGGACGGAACCTGCGCGAGAACATCGCCCCGACCCGCGCTCGGGCGTCACTGATCATCCGGAAGGAACGCGACCACCGGGTGAGCGAGGTCTCGCTCCGGAAACTGTGACCGGGCGTCAGCGTCGTCCGGCGAGGTGGACCCACTCGCGGACCGGGCGATCGGGAGCGTCGCGGACGTCGGCGGCGTCGAACCCGGCGGTGTCGTCGGGCTCGGCCGTCACGCCGACAACCACGACGGGAGATCGCGGATCGATGCCAGTTCGTCGAAACCACCGTCGTGATGTCGGACGACCTCGTGCTCCCAGGTCACGTGATACGGGATGTGGACGCCCTGCGCACCGATCTCGAGCAGCGGGAGCACGTCGGATCGCACCGAGTTGCCGACGAACAGGAACGTCGTCGGGTCGACATCCCACTCGCCGAGCACGCGGCGATACGTGGCCGGGTCCTTCTCCAGCACGACCGACAGGTGTTCGAAGTGGTGCTCGATGCCCGAGGTCGTGATCTTGCGGGTCTGGTGGACGAGATCGCCCTTCGTGATCAGGACCAACCGATGGGTGCGACCGACCGCAGCGAGTGTCTCGGGGACGCCGTCGAGCAGCTCGACCGGTTGCATCAGCATGTCGTGGGCGTGGTCGACCAGCCGACCGATCACCGCCGACGGCACCCGTCCCGATGTCGCCGTGACCGCGGCCTGGACCATCGACAGGGCGAACGCCTTGACGCCGTAGCCGGACACCGAGACGTTGTCGCGTTCGATCGCGTGGAGGGCATCGGTGACGTCGACGCCGTCGGGCGCGTGCGGGGCGACGAGTTCGATGAACATCTCCTCGGCCTCGCGGAACGTCTCCTCGCTCCGCCAGAGCGTGTCGTCGGCATCGAACCCCACGACCTCGAAGGCCTCCCCGCGTGTCATGTCGAACCGATCAGCGGTGGATCGCGTTGAGGTAGTTGTAAATCGTGATGCGGCTCACGCCCATCGCGTCGGCGACGTCTTCGACCGCGCGGCGGAGGATGAAGGCGCCCCGTTCGTCGAGCAGACGGACGGCGCGCTGCTTGTCTTCGCGCGACAGTGCCGGCAGCGGCCCGCCCAGTTCGGCCTCGACGGTGTCGATCAGCCGGTCGAGCGCACCGTGCAGCGGGGGCATCCTGACCGCTCCGATGAGTTCGCCTTCCCAGTTGAGCGGGACGTCGGCCGGTTCTCGCTGGTCGGCCGGCACGATCGTCGCGCCGACGGCGTCGACGACCGGCTTGATCGCCCGCACGACCGGGTGCATCTCGCTCATCCCGCCGCCACGTCGACGTTGATATGGGTGGCGCCGTGCTGCAGCGCGATCCCGACGACGGTCGCGACGACCTCGC encodes:
- a CDS encoding HAD family hydrolase; its protein translation is MTRGEAFEVVGFDADDTLWRSEETFREAEEMFIELVAPHAPDGVDVTDALHAIERDNVSVSGYGVKAFALSMVQAAVTATSGRVPSAVIGRLVDHAHDMLMQPVELLDGVPETLAAVGRTHRLVLITKGDLVHQTRKITTSGIEHHFEHLSVVLEKDPATYRRVLGEWDVDPTTFLFVGNSVRSDVLPLLEIGAQGVHIPYHVTWEHEVVRHHDGGFDELASIRDLPSWLSA
- the coaA gene encoding type I pantothenate kinase; the protein is MPDRYLTFSRDDWAVLRAATPLTLRQHDLDSLQGINERIDLDEVVAIYLPLSRLLNLYVSAVQDLQRVSATFLGSMSPRVPYVIGVAGSVAVGKSTFARILQALLSRWPNHPQVDLVTTDGFLYPNSVLAERNIMDRKGFPESYDTRSLLAFLRAVKSGEAEVAAPVYDHVAYDILPDETVVVRRPDIVIVEGLNVLQVDREGAEFVSDYFDFSIYVDADVADIEDWYVQRFFALRESVFRDSGSYFRNFADLTDEQAEMTARQIWAAINGRNLRENIAPTRARASLIIRKERDHRVSEVSLRKL
- a CDS encoding helix-turn-helix domain-containing protein codes for the protein MSEMHPVVRAIKPVVDAVGATIVPADQREPADVPLNWEGELIGAVRMPPLHGALDRLIDTVEAELGGPLPALSREDKQRAVRLLDERGAFILRRAVEDVADAMGVSRITIYNYLNAIHR